The Miscanthus floridulus cultivar M001 chromosome 7, ASM1932011v1, whole genome shotgun sequence genome includes a region encoding these proteins:
- the LOC136464958 gene encoding achilleol B synthase-like: protein MWRLTVGEGSAKSPWLQSTNGFLGRAVWEFDPGLGTPEEHAEVERLRRDFTDHRFERRNSADLLMRMQFSKQDSSRDDRHPLPQLKKIQVEEQVTEEMALNSLRRALDHFSSLQSSDGHWPGDFSGITIVGPTLIIALY, encoded by the exons ATGTGGAGGCTGACGGTCGGCGAGGGCAGCGCCAAGTCTCCATGGCTGCAGTCCACCAACGGCTTCCTCGGGCGGGCCGTCTGGGAGTTCGATCCCGGCCTCGGCACGCCGGAGGAGCACGCCGAGGTGGAGAGACTCCGCCGCGACTTCACCGACCACCGCTTCGAGCGGCGGAATTCCGCCGACCTCCTCATGCGCATGCAG TTTTCAAAGCAAGACAGCAGCAGAGACGATCGTCATCCTCTGCCACAGTTGAAGAAGATCCAAGTGGAGGAGCAGGTCACAGAAGAGATGGCGCTCAACTCTCTGAGGCGAGCTCTGGATCACTTCTCTTCTCTGCAATCGAGTGATGGCCACTGGCCCGGTGATTTCAGCGGGATCACCATCGTCGGGCCTACCCTG ATAATTGCTTT ATACTGA